In one Lachnospiraceae bacterium GAM79 genomic region, the following are encoded:
- a CDS encoding leucine-rich repeat domain-containing protein has protein sequence MKKKRSLWITLAAVACICVSMLFGSAATAKAEGEGQEYTYTDATLFVCGADGVVTAYAGDRNVKEIVVPQTIGGVTVTGIGAEVFKDMTELEFTAVPDTVISFGDFAFSGCSKLNTIYPYQPVLDSVTGVDTGKFVILNSEQNAGGVITLPTNLNQIGTGAFAGCTSVGKFAVADANAYFTTHAWDRAWTQQPNDNSGDEVVTNPKNTGEVLLSKDGTMMYRLAPAFHYTGNGLYNIPETVVTLLPYACEQVSLNGGFVIPASVQVIGDYAFYKCGNLNTVKFAEGSQTSTIGAYAFAYNNNLQKSDITDGASCFTLPTGVTSIGEYCFAYCQNIVIDISKTKLEVIPDYAFYESDNLHELQTPVTLRKVGAYAFYGCNNLNEVKFLGKTLEEIGTGAFKTCNNLHIVDIPEGVTAIADGTFDGCQNLNTIKLPDSLKTIGDNAFKDCRNIHEMVIPPNVSHVSKNSFAGANQNDIDTSKNQYIQKFVKAKLPDVGEKFTVGNLKYKITKSHKTKGTAALYGTKGKSLKTAKVPATIMYKGYKFKVTSIGNNAFKNCKKLKTVKLGSNVKSIGKNAFYGCKKLTGVTLNAKLTTIGNGAFTKCIALKKITIPAKVTKIGSKAFYGDSKLKTITIKSSKIKSKKIGKSAFAKINKKATIRVPKKKLSAYKKIIRSAGAAKSVKIKK, from the coding sequence ATGAAAAAGAAAAGAAGCTTATGGATAACACTTGCGGCAGTGGCCTGTATATGTGTATCGATGTTATTTGGTTCAGCAGCCACTGCAAAAGCAGAGGGTGAAGGACAGGAATATACATATACGGATGCTACGTTGTTTGTTTGTGGTGCTGATGGTGTGGTTACTGCTTATGCAGGAGACAGAAACGTAAAAGAGATTGTGGTTCCGCAGACGATCGGTGGTGTGACAGTTACAGGAATCGGGGCAGAAGTATTTAAAGATATGACAGAGCTGGAGTTTACAGCAGTGCCTGATACTGTAATATCATTTGGTGATTTTGCATTTAGCGGATGTAGTAAACTGAATACGATCTATCCGTATCAGCCGGTGCTTGATTCTGTGACAGGGGTGGATACCGGGAAGTTTGTTATCTTGAATTCTGAACAGAATGCCGGAGGAGTTATAACACTTCCGACAAATCTGAATCAGATCGGTACAGGCGCATTCGCGGGCTGTACTTCTGTTGGCAAGTTTGCTGTTGCAGATGCAAATGCATATTTTACAACACATGCATGGGATCGTGCATGGACACAGCAACCAAATGATAATTCCGGTGATGAGGTAGTGACGAATCCTAAAAATACAGGTGAAGTTTTGTTAAGTAAAGATGGAACGATGATGTATCGTCTGGCACCTGCCTTCCATTATACGGGAAATGGTCTTTATAATATACCGGAGACAGTTGTGACTCTTCTGCCATATGCCTGCGAGCAGGTGTCATTAAACGGAGGATTTGTAATTCCTGCATCCGTGCAGGTTATAGGAGATTATGCATTCTATAAGTGCGGGAATCTGAATACAGTAAAATTTGCTGAGGGTTCCCAGACATCCACGATCGGAGCGTATGCATTTGCATATAATAATAATTTACAGAAATCAGATATAACAGACGGGGCTTCGTGCTTTACACTTCCGACCGGTGTGACATCTATCGGGGAGTATTGCTTTGCTTATTGCCAGAATATTGTGATTGATATATCAAAGACAAAACTTGAAGTTATTCCTGATTATGCATTTTATGAGAGCGACAACCTTCATGAGTTGCAGACACCTGTAACATTACGAAAGGTTGGAGCTTATGCATTTTATGGCTGCAACAATCTGAATGAGGTGAAATTCCTTGGAAAGACTTTAGAGGAGATCGGAACAGGAGCATTTAAGACCTGCAATAATCTTCATATAGTTGATATTCCGGAAGGTGTTACGGCGATTGCAGACGGAACCTTTGATGGATGTCAGAACCTGAATACTATAAAACTTCCGGACAGCTTAAAAACGATTGGTGATAATGCATTTAAGGATTGCAGAAATATTCACGAGATGGTGATTCCTCCAAATGTATCTCATGTATCTAAGAACAGCTTTGCCGGAGCAAATCAGAATGACATAGATACATCAAAGAACCAGTACATCCAGAAATTTGTAAAAGCAAAGCTTCCGGATGTCGGTGAGAAATTCACAGTCGGAAATCTGAAATATAAGATAACAAAGTCTCACAAGACGAAAGGAACAGCAGCGTTATATGGAACGAAGGGTAAGTCATTAAAGACAGCCAAGGTTCCGGCAACGATCATGTATAAGGGTTATAAATTCAAGGTTACATCGATTGGAAATAATGCATTTAAGAACTGTAAAAAGTTAAAAACAGTGAAGCTTGGAAGTAATGTCAAATCAATCGGTAAGAATGCATTTTACGGATGCAAGAAGCTGACAGGTGTTACCCTGAATGCCAAGCTGACTACGATTGGTAATGGAGCATTTACAAAGTGTATCGCACTGAAGAAGATCACTATTCCTGCAAAGGTTACAAAGATCGGAAGCAAAGCTTTTTACGGTGACAGTAAATTGAAGACGATTACGATCAAGAGCAGTAAGATCAAGTCAAAGAAGATTGGAAAATCAGCATTTGCAAAGATCAATAAAAAGGCTACGATCAGAGTTCCCAAGAAGAAGCTTTCAGCATATAAGAAGATCATCAGAAGTGCCGGAGCGGCAAAGAGCGTAAAGATTAAGAAATAA
- the ispD gene encoding 2-C-methyl-D-erythritol 4-phosphate cytidylyltransferase: MKTTAIILAAGKGSRMHSKIEKQFMELGGYPVIYYALKTFEESPVDAIILVTGKNSVEYCRHEIVEKYHFTKVVSVVEGGENRYDSVYNGLRACSETDYVMIHDGARPFVTQDMIVRSIRTLAEYKACTVGMPVKDTIKIVNENQIGMATPARECLWQIQTPQSFDYKCLMKCYQKMMKKRVDGALPVTDDTMVVEEYGEIRVKVIEGSYTNIKITTPEDMRIGQEFLQKQA, encoded by the coding sequence ATGAAGACAACGGCGATCATACTTGCGGCAGGAAAAGGCAGCCGAATGCACAGCAAAATTGAAAAACAGTTCATGGAGCTTGGAGGCTATCCTGTAATTTATTATGCATTAAAAACCTTTGAAGAAAGTCCTGTGGATGCCATCATTCTTGTAACAGGAAAAAACAGCGTGGAATATTGTAGACATGAGATCGTGGAGAAATATCATTTTACAAAGGTTGTATCTGTAGTAGAAGGCGGCGAGAACCGGTATGATTCCGTATATAATGGTTTGCGAGCCTGCTCGGAGACGGATTATGTTATGATTCATGACGGTGCGAGACCATTTGTGACACAGGACATGATCGTAAGATCAATTCGGACACTGGCAGAGTATAAAGCATGTACAGTCGGCATGCCCGTAAAGGATACGATCAAGATTGTGAATGAAAATCAGATCGGAATGGCGACACCTGCAAGAGAGTGTCTGTGGCAGATCCAGACCCCGCAGAGCTTTGATTACAAATGCCTGATGAAGTGTTATCAGAAGATGATGAAGAAACGGGTAGATGGAGCATTGCCGGTAACGGACGATACAATGGTGGTAGAGGAATACGGCGAGATTCGGGTGAAAGTGATCGAGGGCAGCTATACAAATATAAAGATCACGACGCCGGAGGATATGCGCATCGGACAGGAATTTCTACAAAAGCAGGCGTAG
- the tsaD gene encoding tRNA (adenosine(37)-N6)-threonylcarbamoyltransferase complex transferase subunit TsaD, which produces MKMEKKDIKILAIESSCDETSAAVVVNGREVLSNIIYSQIDIHTLYGGVVPEIASRKHIEKVNQVIKSALKEADCTLDDIDAIAVTYGPGLVGALLVGVGVAKAISYAKNIPLVGVHHIEGHIAANFIEDKTLEPPFMCLVVSGGHTHLVKVTDYGQFEILGVTRDDAAGEAFDKVARAIGLGYPGGPKVDKLAKEGNPDAIEFPRAKISDSAYDFSFSGLKSAVLNYINQKEMKNEEINRADVAASFQKAVTDVLTEHTIYAAKKYDMDKVALAGGVASNSALRASMEAACEKAGIRLYYPAPILCTDNAAMIGAAGYYEFIKGTRHGLDLNAVPNLKLGER; this is translated from the coding sequence ATGAAAATGGAGAAAAAAGATATAAAGATTCTGGCAATCGAATCATCTTGCGATGAGACTTCGGCAGCTGTTGTTGTGAATGGCAGAGAAGTATTATCAAATATTATATATTCACAGATCGACATTCACACACTGTATGGTGGCGTTGTTCCTGAGATAGCGTCAAGAAAGCATATCGAGAAGGTGAATCAGGTAATAAAGAGCGCACTGAAGGAAGCAGATTGTACACTGGATGATATAGATGCGATCGCAGTAACATATGGTCCGGGACTGGTCGGAGCACTATTGGTCGGAGTAGGAGTGGCAAAGGCAATCAGTTATGCAAAGAATATTCCGTTAGTAGGAGTTCATCATATAGAAGGGCATATTGCCGCTAATTTTATAGAAGATAAGACATTGGAACCACCATTTATGTGTCTGGTTGTATCCGGCGGACATACCCATTTGGTAAAGGTGACAGACTATGGACAGTTTGAGATCCTTGGTGTGACCAGAGATGATGCGGCAGGTGAAGCATTTGACAAAGTAGCAAGAGCTATCGGGCTTGGATATCCTGGTGGACCAAAGGTGGATAAGCTTGCAAAAGAGGGAAATCCGGATGCAATCGAATTCCCTAGAGCAAAGATTTCCGATTCCGCATATGATTTCAGCTTCAGTGGTCTGAAGTCAGCAGTTTTGAATTATATCAATCAGAAAGAAATGAAGAATGAGGAGATCAACCGCGCAGATGTAGCGGCATCCTTCCAGAAAGCAGTAACGGATGTGCTGACAGAACATACCATCTATGCAGCCAAGAAATATGACATGGATAAAGTTGCGCTGGCAGGTGGAGTTGCGTCCAATTCGGCACTTCGTGCATCAATGGAAGCGGCATGTGAAAAAGCAGGAATTCGGTTATATTATCCTGCGCCGATCCTTTGTACCGATAATGCAGCGATGATCGGAGCGGCCGGTTATTATGAATTTATAAAAGGAACCAGACACGGACTGGATCTGAATGCAGTTCCAAATCTGAAATTAGGCGAGCGGTAG
- a CDS encoding ribonuclease Z, producing the protein MLDVCLLGTGGMMPLPYRALTSMMIRYNGSSILVDCGEGTQVAVKQQGWSFKPIDVILFTHFHADHISGLPGLLLTIGNAERKDPVLMVGPKRLERVVNSLRVIAPELPFEIQFKELTEEEEEFEICGLRANAYRVNHNVTCYGYSFELDRAGKFDVERARAQEVPMQIWNTLQKGMTIEVDGRLYTPDMVMGPDRKGLKVTYCTDTRPTPLITKHAAGSDLFICEGMYGEPDKYEKAVSHRHMTMYEAAEIAKEAEVKRMWLTHYSPSLIKPMQYIDEVRKIFPAAVAGKDRMETTLKFEE; encoded by the coding sequence ATGTTAGATGTATGTTTGCTTGGTACAGGCGGAATGATGCCACTTCCGTACAGAGCGTTGACATCCATGATGATACGATATAATGGCAGCTCTATATTAGTTGATTGTGGTGAAGGAACGCAGGTAGCAGTCAAACAGCAGGGGTGGAGTTTTAAACCGATCGATGTGATCTTGTTCACGCATTTTCATGCAGATCATATCAGTGGACTGCCGGGATTGCTTCTGACGATCGGAAACGCAGAGCGAAAGGACCCGGTTCTGATGGTCGGTCCGAAACGGCTGGAGCGAGTAGTGAATTCTCTACGTGTGATCGCGCCGGAGCTTCCGTTTGAGATTCAGTTCAAAGAACTGACAGAAGAGGAAGAAGAATTTGAGATATGTGGATTGCGGGCAAATGCATATCGAGTAAACCATAATGTTACCTGTTATGGATATTCATTTGAACTTGACCGTGCCGGTAAATTTGATGTGGAACGTGCGCGTGCGCAGGAGGTTCCGATGCAGATCTGGAATACATTGCAGAAGGGCATGACGATAGAAGTGGACGGCAGGCTCTATACACCGGATATGGTTATGGGACCGGACCGGAAAGGACTTAAGGTCACATATTGTACAGATACTCGTCCGACACCACTTATTACAAAACATGCGGCAGGCTCAGACTTGTTTATCTGCGAAGGTATGTATGGGGAGCCGGATAAATATGAAAAAGCAGTCTCCCACAGGCATATGACGATGTATGAGGCGGCAGAGATTGCGAAAGAGGCAGAAGTAAAACGGATGTGGCTGACGCATTACAGTCCGTCGCTGATCAAACCGATGCAGTATATAGATGAAGTAAGAAAGATATTTCCGGCTGCGGTTGCAGGAAAAGATCGGATGGAGACAACGTTAAAGTTTGAAGAATGA
- the rimI gene encoding ribosomal protein S18-alanine N-acetyltransferase has translation MSNSVSDGGAAGPYLDNIEIREGDEEQLLDIVSLGEKVFMSSWNEQMVATSMYGTYDTVLTAVDTTKDDKVVGYCIFTAPCEDCELLRIAVDKDYRKCGIGHRLMKEMIRMCVEDDGEKIFLEVRESNDAAISMYESLGFDEISRRKDYYKKPTEDAVIMELKCSHS, from the coding sequence ATGAGTAATAGCGTCAGTGATGGCGGGGCGGCGGGGCCCTATTTAGACAACATTGAGATAAGAGAAGGCGATGAGGAGCAGTTGCTTGATATTGTTTCTCTGGGAGAAAAAGTATTTATGAGTTCCTGGAATGAGCAGATGGTTGCTACATCCATGTATGGAACATATGATACTGTACTTACAGCAGTTGACACAACGAAGGATGATAAGGTGGTTGGTTATTGCATTTTTACCGCACCATGCGAGGATTGTGAACTGCTTCGAATTGCTGTTGATAAAGATTACAGGAAATGCGGAATCGGACACAGACTGATGAAGGAAATGATTCGTATGTGTGTAGAAGACGATGGAGAAAAGATTTTCTTAGAGGTTCGTGAGTCTAATGATGCAGCAATATCAATGTATGAATCGCTAGGCTTTGATGAGATTTCCAGAAGGAAAGATTATTATAAAAAACCAACAGAAGATGCTGTTATTATGGAACTGAAGTGTTCACATTCATAA
- the tsaB gene encoding tRNA (adenosine(37)-N6)-threonylcarbamoyltransferase complex dimerization subunit type 1 TsaB, whose amino-acid sequence MKILALDSSGLVASVALLENDNLVAEFTVNNKKTHSQTLLPMLDEVVKAAGIELDTVDAIAIAAGPGSFTGLRIGAATVKGLSLALDKPIIPVPTLEGLAYNFWGSGRLICPIMDARRNQVYTGLYRFDKSGNLVTEMEQIPMDVNELIDLLLEKDEEVQFTGDGIQVYGSLILSKMKHACLAPAHLNKQRAGSVAYAGACRYAHEQYINGDDFAPEYLRMSQAERERKEKGEGNE is encoded by the coding sequence ATGAAGATCCTTGCTCTGGACAGCTCAGGGCTGGTTGCATCCGTTGCCTTATTAGAAAATGACAATCTGGTTGCAGAATTTACGGTAAACAATAAAAAGACACATTCACAAACCTTGCTTCCGATGCTGGATGAGGTTGTAAAAGCAGCAGGCATTGAGCTTGATACAGTAGATGCGATAGCAATCGCAGCAGGACCCGGTTCATTTACAGGACTGCGGATCGGAGCGGCGACAGTAAAAGGCTTGTCGCTTGCACTTGATAAGCCGATCATACCTGTACCGACACTGGAAGGGCTTGCATATAATTTCTGGGGAAGTGGCAGACTTATCTGTCCGATCATGGATGCCAGAAGGAATCAGGTCTATACCGGATTGTACAGATTTGATAAATCAGGCAATCTGGTTACAGAGATGGAGCAGATACCGATGGATGTGAATGAATTGATCGATCTGCTTCTTGAAAAAGATGAAGAAGTGCAGTTTACAGGTGATGGCATACAGGTGTATGGATCTCTGATCCTGTCAAAGATGAAACATGCGTGTCTGGCACCGGCACATCTGAACAAACAGAGAGCCGGATCAGTCGCATATGCCGGAGCTTGCCGGTATGCGCATGAACAGTATATAAATGGAGACGATTTTGCTCCTGAATATCTGAGAATGTCTCAGGCAGAAAGAGAAAGAAAAGAGAAAGGTGAAGGAAATGAGTAA